A portion of the Vibrio coralliirubri genome contains these proteins:
- a CDS encoding tetratricopeptide repeat protein: MRWLYVVSLFILSLSTSVNASVYSSALLNEANNLVEIEPSQAKQMANSYLTLRVLSDQREKSPSAISREETDSSIRTPNSSIDAYKILAKAEYNLGNMRIAIQHIDKASELAKTYKLDYLKLDLQILKVRLLWLSDRKSAKAKTELAGIEANLESVNKTLRLTEGITYRLIMLKADIASYDNKVDEAEKFYQEAKTYLDQRYSEKVTIDYHISVGEFYLTHKEYNHALSELLYGYWKSVEGNLSSRLAKVNRLLAQLFFERQVLDKALEHLSQAADFYDNFENSPVLAQVLKKMGDVYFYQGKYNLALVHFFNVLDHESTDRDIHQVIDIRLSLSATYLRLYNYPLAEQYLTRALELLEYTDIPKLEGRAALLSAGLAYHLQESEDVIKHATRALEISRQIENMRLSQRSYYLLSLGYEQAGRPQQALANLKQYNSLVSLEQQKLNRVGEDAFRQQKEFAEQTLHYAGQAQELEKYKLEHRKFQKISFALFLFSIVLFFFVLRRGYIIQTLAKEVDSLRTDLFTHSRSKLPNLRMLNAKLSNSLEQTSQTFEQWQLGELIHEPLNDRLRFVMIDLPFLRNMYTQNGYKAGLELEDAFGEFLKSKLEGPARVYHFSDANLLYIEPNADRDLSPEAMFRKIQSWVNDFETERNINRTVRMGIADYPFLPRAYTAINDQELLDVLLMSTNLAREISLKERSSQWVYLKAIDNAPAASLATGNIREACKHAINQGLIKIQSSYQNEDNIKKMLKDD; encoded by the coding sequence ATGCGTTGGTTATACGTTGTTAGTCTATTTATTTTAAGCTTAAGCACATCGGTCAATGCGTCGGTTTATTCGTCGGCGCTACTCAATGAAGCCAATAACTTGGTTGAGATCGAGCCGAGCCAAGCAAAACAAATGGCCAACAGCTACCTAACGCTTCGTGTCCTTTCTGATCAACGCGAGAAAAGCCCTTCAGCTATTTCTCGCGAAGAGACAGACTCCTCGATTCGAACACCAAACAGCAGTATCGATGCGTATAAGATCTTAGCCAAAGCAGAATACAACCTTGGCAATATGCGTATTGCAATTCAACACATCGACAAAGCCTCTGAGCTAGCGAAAACCTATAAGCTTGATTACCTAAAACTGGATCTTCAGATCCTAAAAGTTCGTTTACTTTGGCTGAGTGATAGAAAATCAGCCAAAGCAAAAACAGAGCTAGCGGGTATTGAAGCAAATCTAGAGTCGGTGAATAAAACCTTACGCTTGACGGAAGGCATCACCTATCGCCTGATCATGTTGAAAGCCGATATCGCCTCTTACGACAACAAGGTCGATGAAGCCGAGAAGTTCTATCAAGAAGCGAAAACCTATCTCGATCAACGTTACTCTGAAAAAGTCACCATCGACTACCACATCTCAGTCGGCGAGTTTTATCTGACTCACAAAGAGTACAATCACGCGTTATCTGAGTTGTTGTATGGCTACTGGAAATCAGTAGAGGGCAATCTAAGTTCACGTTTGGCCAAGGTCAACCGCCTGCTTGCACAGCTTTTCTTTGAGCGCCAAGTTTTAGATAAAGCGCTAGAACACCTATCTCAAGCTGCTGACTTTTATGACAACTTTGAAAACTCTCCGGTCTTAGCACAAGTGCTTAAGAAAATGGGTGATGTGTACTTCTATCAAGGGAAATATAACCTTGCCTTGGTGCACTTCTTCAACGTTCTTGATCACGAGAGTACTGACCGAGATATCCACCAAGTCATTGATATCCGACTAAGTCTATCGGCGACTTACCTACGTCTGTATAACTACCCTCTAGCAGAACAGTACCTGACCCGTGCCCTTGAACTGCTGGAATATACCGACATTCCAAAGCTGGAAGGTCGTGCTGCGCTGCTATCGGCAGGGTTGGCGTATCACCTGCAAGAAAGCGAAGACGTGATAAAGCATGCGACACGTGCACTTGAGATCTCACGTCAGATAGAGAACATGCGCCTTTCACAACGCTCGTACTACTTACTCTCTTTAGGTTATGAGCAGGCTGGTCGCCCACAGCAGGCGTTGGCAAACCTTAAGCAGTACAACAGCCTTGTCTCTTTAGAGCAGCAAAAACTGAACCGTGTTGGCGAAGATGCATTCCGTCAACAGAAAGAATTTGCCGAACAAACCCTGCACTACGCAGGCCAAGCTCAAGAGCTAGAAAAATACAAACTGGAGCATCGCAAGTTCCAAAAGATATCGTTCGCCCTATTCTTGTTCAGCATTGTCTTGTTCTTCTTTGTGCTGCGCCGAGGCTACATCATTCAAACCTTAGCCAAAGAAGTGGACTCACTGCGCACCGACCTATTTACGCACTCTCGTTCAAAGCTTCCGAACTTAAGAATGCTCAATGCAAAACTATCGAACTCGCTGGAACAAACCAGCCAAACCTTTGAACAATGGCAACTTGGCGAGCTCATTCATGAACCACTCAACGACCGTCTACGCTTCGTGATGATTGATTTACCGTTCCTACGCAATATGTATACGCAGAACGGTTACAAAGCCGGTTTAGAACTGGAAGACGCTTTCGGTGAGTTCCTAAAATCTAAGCTTGAAGGCCCAGCGCGTGTCTACCACTTCTCGGATGCGAACCTGCTTTATATTGAACCAAACGCGGACCGTGATTTGTCGCCGGAAGCCATGTTCAGAAAGATTCAATCTTGGGTGAATGACTTCGAAACAGAGCGAAACATCAACCGAACGGTCCGTATGGGCATCGCTGACTACCCGTTTTTACCACGCGCATACACCGCAATTAACGATCAAGAACTGCTCGACGTATTGTTGATGTCGACCAATCTAGCTCGTGAGATCAGTCTCAAAGAGCGCAGTAGCCAATGGGTCTATCTAAAAGCTATCGATAATGCACCAGCAGCGAGCCTTGCAACTGGTAACATAAGAGAAGCGTGTAAACATGCGATTAATCAAGGGTTAATAAAAATACAATCCTCGTACCAGAATGAGGACAACATCAAAAAAATGCTAAAAGATGACTGA